The Synchiropus splendidus isolate RoL2022-P1 chromosome 11, RoL_Sspl_1.0, whole genome shotgun sequence genome contains a region encoding:
- the map7d3 gene encoding ensconsin isoform X8: protein MAEGSATLKGLRAQMVAAAQAQAEERRSLAGNSPGPTANTQAKPQGCRPVIDGAALRIDDRLRVAKERREEAERQQALRDSQIMERERKAKMQVERQLEERQKKVVEQRKKEEQKRIAVEEKRKQKQEEEKEHYEAVMRRTLERSQRVEQRQKRWSWGGLSTDSDGRGGDSDASASSPVAIVISPASPDKPLRSRQVDKRSTSTMNLKQPSEANISKRLSSSSATLIKSPDKSFKSRSSSCNRLPSNGKAAQATKEDDKKLQVEQTGHSLKKRSSSLTRVSVGKAQTPAKTDKGTTDDQASASPLHPPRGPVRSRSIDRQQKTGMTTSVSADGALSASLSKQDKQVSSPGRQRPPSPSIPSTRNRSPSPAPNPAPKRTPSPNTAKQSSKTRPPSPGAAKQRPPSPQTASAKTPPIPKPALTPTGPLRKRDSKSKEMFSTPPSALTSSESSKSKEKDDSKSSVGTNSASEAAKMLAENRRLMREQKEKEEQLRLQREEEEKARKEEEKRLAEEARLKRLEEEKKLEEERKLKEEEDARKAEEERVRLAEEEALKQAELQKEREEAEAKALEEAERIRQERDRIMQQNQQERMERKKRIEEIMKRTRKGDQGDSKRDDDKLQDDEEDEDDAVDDDVVDPVNSEPKVVDEEHTGDTITEDNKDEFPLASGEPVEEREEPLGSVNGKPESDDKENNNGVQHGDSQADSPVPMGRLVEGSDFLNEQDPANVVSGLNGKSNQWNIEELIEHNVHSKSRPLIETDDCNQVLIDCDAPDGTTMAFEEKDAPVSTLHSANQPIEAMPEI from the exons ATGGCGGAGGGTTCGGCGACTCTCAAAGGCTTGCGAGCCCAAATGG TTGCAGCTGCCCAGGCCCAAGCTGAGGAGCGGCGCAGCCTGGCAGGAAACAGTCCAGGACCTACAGCAAACACACAGGCTAAACCTCAGGGGTGTCGACCAG TCATTGACGGTGCCGCACTTAGAATAGACGACCGTCTGCGAGTAGCTAAAGAAAGACgtgaggaggcagagagacaacAAG CTTTGCGTGATTCTCAAATCATGGAACGTGAGCGCAAAGCCAAGATGCAAGTGGAACGGCAGTTGGAAGAGCGTCAGAAAAAGGTTGTGGAGCAGCggaagaaggaggagcagaAACGAATAGCTGTGGAGGAGAAAAGGAAGCAgaagcaggaagaagaaaag GAGCACTATGAGGCAGTAATGAGACGCACATTGGAACGTAGCCAGCGGGTGgaacagagacagaagaggtgGTCCTGGGGTGGACTGTCTACAGACTCAGATGGACGGGGAG GAGATTCTGATGCCAGTGCCTCATCTCCAGTAGCTATAGTAATCTCTCCAGCTTCCCCCGACAAGCCACTGAGGAGTCGACAAG TGGACAAGCGCTCTACATCCACCATGAACCTGAAACAGCCTTCAGAAGCTAACATCAGTAAACGCTTGTCCTCATCCTCTGCTACCCTCATCAAATCTCCTGACAAAA GTTTTAAGTCAAGGAGTTCGTCTTGTAACCGGTTGCCTAGTAATGGCAAAGCTGCTCAGGCCACTAAGGAAGATGACAAAAAGCTTCAGGTGGAACAGACAG GCCACTCCCTAAAGAAGAGAAGTTCGTCGCTTACACGAGTAAGTGTGGGCAAAGCACAGACCCCAGCCAAGACTGATAAAGGGACCACAGATGATCAAG CCTCAGCAAGCCCTCTTCACCCTCCTCGTGGACCCGTCCGAAGCCGCAGTATTGATCGGCAACAAAAAACGGGTATGACGACCTCTGTGTCAGCTGACGGGGCCCTGAGTGCTTCACTG AGCAAGCAAGACAAGCAGGTTTCGTCTCCTGGGAGGCAACGTCCCCCGTCACCATCTATTCCTTCGACTCGCAACCGCTCGCCGTCTCCTGCGCCCAACCCCGCTCCAAAGAGAACTCCATCCCCAAATACAGCAAA GCAGAGTTCTAAAACACGTCCACCCTCGCCGGGGGCTGCGAAGCAGCGTCCACCATCACCACAGACAGCTTCTGCTAAAACTCCACCCATCCCAAAACCTGCTCTGACCCCAACAGGACCTTTACGCAAAAGGGACTCAAAGTCCAAGGAAATGTTTTCCACACCTCCTAGTGCTCTGACATCTTCTGAGAGCAGCAAGTCCAAAGAAAAAGATG ATTCCAAATCCAGCGTGGGCACCAACTCTGCCTCAGAAGCAGCCAAGATGTTGGCAGAGAACCGCAGGCTGATGCGAGAACAGAAGGAGAAAGAAGAGCAACTCAGGTTAcaaagggaggaagaggagaa GGCGCGAAAGGAAGAAGAGAAGCGTTTAGCTGAGGAGGCTCGGCTGAAAcgcctggaggaggagaagaaactcgaggaagaaaggaagttgaaggaagaagaagatgcacgtaaagcagaggaggagcgggTGAGATtggcggaggaggaggcgctTAAACAGGCGGAACTTCAGAAAGAGCGTGAGGAAGCCGAGGCCAAAGCtctggaggaggcggagagaATCAGGCAGGAGCGAGACCGGATCATGCAGCAGAATCAGCAGGAACGCATGGAAAGGAAGAAG AGAATTGAAGAAATAATGAAGAGAACTAGAAAAGGGGACCAAGGTGACTCGAAG AGAGACGATGACAAACTgcaagatgatgaagaggatgaggatgatgcagttgatgatgatgttgtggACCCAGTCAACTCTGAACCAAAGG ttgTTGATGAAGAGCACACTGGTGACACGATCACAGAGGACAACAAAGATGAGTTTCCCCTGGCCTCCGGTGAGCctgtggaggagagggaggagccgCTGGGCAGTGTGAATGGAAAACCAGAGTCGGATGACAAGGAAAATAACAACGGCGTGCAGCATGGGGACAGCCAGGCCGACAG CCCGGTGCCAATGGGCCGACTGGTGGAAGGTTCAGACTTCCTGAATGAGCAGGATCCAGCCAATGTGGTGTCAGGCCTGAACGGCAAGTCTAACCAGTGGAACATTGAAGAGTTGATCGAGCACAACGTGCACTCTAAGTCCCGCCCGCTCATCGAGACAGACGACTGCAACCAGGTCTTGATCGACTGTGACGCTCCAGACGGAACCACGATGGCCTTCGAGGAAAAGGACGCCCCAGTCAGTACACTGCACTCTGCAAACCAGCCCATAGAAGCCATGCCAG AGATTTGA
- the map7d3 gene encoding ensconsin isoform X18, whose translation MAEGSATLKGLRAQMVAAAQAQAEERRSLAGNSPGPTANTQAKPQGCRPVIDGAALRIDDRLRVAKERREEAERQQALRDSQIMERERKAKMQVERQLEERQKKVVEQRKKEEQKRIAVEEKRKQKQEEEKEHYEAVMRRTLERSQRVEQRQKRWSWGGLSTDSDGRGARRPPVSTVDGGLLSRLLTPTQASIARSKSAAALSAEGTDAPASASPLHPPRGPVRSRSIDRQQKTGMTTSVSADGALSASLSKQDKQVSSPGRQRPPSPSIPSTRNRSPSPAPNPAPKRTPSPNTAKQSSKTRPPSPGAAKQRPPSPQTASAKTPPIPKPALTPTGPLRKRDSKSKEMFSTPPSALTSSESSKSKEKDDSKSSVGTNSASEAAKMLAENRRLMREQKEKEEQLRLQREEEEKARKEEEKRLAEEARLKRLEEEKKLEEERKLKEEEDARKAEEERVRLAEEEALKQAELQKEREEAEAKALEEAERIRQERDRIMQQNQQERMERKKRIEEIMKRTRKGDQGDSKRDDDKLQDDEEDEDDAVDDDVVDPVNSEPKVVDEEHTGDTITEDNKDEFPLASGEPVEEREEPLGSVNGKPESDDKENNNGVQHGDSQADSPVPMGRLVEGSDFLNEQDPANVVSGLNGKSNQWNIEELIEHNVHSKSRPLIETDDCNQVLIDCDAPDGTTMAFEEKDAPVSTLHSANQPIEAMPEI comes from the exons ATGGCGGAGGGTTCGGCGACTCTCAAAGGCTTGCGAGCCCAAATGG TTGCAGCTGCCCAGGCCCAAGCTGAGGAGCGGCGCAGCCTGGCAGGAAACAGTCCAGGACCTACAGCAAACACACAGGCTAAACCTCAGGGGTGTCGACCAG TCATTGACGGTGCCGCACTTAGAATAGACGACCGTCTGCGAGTAGCTAAAGAAAGACgtgaggaggcagagagacaacAAG CTTTGCGTGATTCTCAAATCATGGAACGTGAGCGCAAAGCCAAGATGCAAGTGGAACGGCAGTTGGAAGAGCGTCAGAAAAAGGTTGTGGAGCAGCggaagaaggaggagcagaAACGAATAGCTGTGGAGGAGAAAAGGAAGCAgaagcaggaagaagaaaag GAGCACTATGAGGCAGTAATGAGACGCACATTGGAACGTAGCCAGCGGGTGgaacagagacagaagaggtgGTCCTGGGGTGGACTGTCTACAGACTCAGATGGACGGGGAG CTCGCAGGCCACCGGTGAGCACTGTGGATGGAGGGCTCCTTAGTCGCCTGCTCACTCCCACCCAGGCCTCAATAGCTAGGAGCAAGAGTGCCGCTGCCCTTTCTGCTGAAGGAACAGATGCTCCAG CCTCAGCAAGCCCTCTTCACCCTCCTCGTGGACCCGTCCGAAGCCGCAGTATTGATCGGCAACAAAAAACGGGTATGACGACCTCTGTGTCAGCTGACGGGGCCCTGAGTGCTTCACTG AGCAAGCAAGACAAGCAGGTTTCGTCTCCTGGGAGGCAACGTCCCCCGTCACCATCTATTCCTTCGACTCGCAACCGCTCGCCGTCTCCTGCGCCCAACCCCGCTCCAAAGAGAACTCCATCCCCAAATACAGCAAA GCAGAGTTCTAAAACACGTCCACCCTCGCCGGGGGCTGCGAAGCAGCGTCCACCATCACCACAGACAGCTTCTGCTAAAACTCCACCCATCCCAAAACCTGCTCTGACCCCAACAGGACCTTTACGCAAAAGGGACTCAAAGTCCAAGGAAATGTTTTCCACACCTCCTAGTGCTCTGACATCTTCTGAGAGCAGCAAGTCCAAAGAAAAAGATG ATTCCAAATCCAGCGTGGGCACCAACTCTGCCTCAGAAGCAGCCAAGATGTTGGCAGAGAACCGCAGGCTGATGCGAGAACAGAAGGAGAAAGAAGAGCAACTCAGGTTAcaaagggaggaagaggagaa GGCGCGAAAGGAAGAAGAGAAGCGTTTAGCTGAGGAGGCTCGGCTGAAAcgcctggaggaggagaagaaactcgaggaagaaaggaagttgaaggaagaagaagatgcacgtaaagcagaggaggagcgggTGAGATtggcggaggaggaggcgctTAAACAGGCGGAACTTCAGAAAGAGCGTGAGGAAGCCGAGGCCAAAGCtctggaggaggcggagagaATCAGGCAGGAGCGAGACCGGATCATGCAGCAGAATCAGCAGGAACGCATGGAAAGGAAGAAG AGAATTGAAGAAATAATGAAGAGAACTAGAAAAGGGGACCAAGGTGACTCGAAG AGAGACGATGACAAACTgcaagatgatgaagaggatgaggatgatgcagttgatgatgatgttgtggACCCAGTCAACTCTGAACCAAAGG ttgTTGATGAAGAGCACACTGGTGACACGATCACAGAGGACAACAAAGATGAGTTTCCCCTGGCCTCCGGTGAGCctgtggaggagagggaggagccgCTGGGCAGTGTGAATGGAAAACCAGAGTCGGATGACAAGGAAAATAACAACGGCGTGCAGCATGGGGACAGCCAGGCCGACAG CCCGGTGCCAATGGGCCGACTGGTGGAAGGTTCAGACTTCCTGAATGAGCAGGATCCAGCCAATGTGGTGTCAGGCCTGAACGGCAAGTCTAACCAGTGGAACATTGAAGAGTTGATCGAGCACAACGTGCACTCTAAGTCCCGCCCGCTCATCGAGACAGACGACTGCAACCAGGTCTTGATCGACTGTGACGCTCCAGACGGAACCACGATGGCCTTCGAGGAAAAGGACGCCCCAGTCAGTACACTGCACTCTGCAAACCAGCCCATAGAAGCCATGCCAG AGATTTGA
- the map7d3 gene encoding ensconsin isoform X9: MAEGSATLKGLRAQMVAAAQAQAEERRSLAGNSPGPTANTQAKPQGCRPVIDGAALRIDDRLRVAKERREEAERQQALRDSQIMERERKAKMQVERQLEERQKKVVEQRKKEEQKRIAVEEKRKQKQEEEKEHYEAVMRRTLERSQRVEQRQKRWSWGGLSTDSDGRGGDSDASASSPVAIVISPASPDKPLRSRQVDKRSTSTMNLKQPSEANISKRLSSSSATLIKSPDKTRRPPVSTVDGGLLSRLLTPTQASIARSKSAAALSAEGTDAPECQLCPRSASASPLHPPRGPVRSRSIDRQQKTGMTTSVSADGALSASLSKQDKQVSSPGRQRPPSPSIPSTRNRSPSPAPNPAPKRTPSPNTAKQSSKTRPPSPGAAKQRPPSPQTASAKTPPIPKPALTPTGPLRKRDSKSKEMFSTPPSALTSSESSKSKEKDDSKSSVGTNSASEAAKMLAENRRLMREQKEKEEQLRLQREEEEKARKEEEKRLAEEARLKRLEEEKKLEEERKLKEEEDARKAEEERVRLAEEEALKQAELQKEREEAEAKALEEAERIRQERDRIMQQNQQERMERKKRIEEIMKRTRKGDQGDSKRDDDKLQDDEEDEDDAVDDDVVDPVNSEPKVVDEEHTGDTITEDNKDEFPLASGEPVEEREEPLGSVNGKPESDDKENNNGVQHGDSQADSPVPMGRLVEGSDFLNEQDPANVVSGLNGKSNQWNIEELIEHNVHSKSRPLIETDDCNQVLIDCDAPDGTTMAFEEKDAPVSTLHSANQPIEAMPEI, from the exons ATGGCGGAGGGTTCGGCGACTCTCAAAGGCTTGCGAGCCCAAATGG TTGCAGCTGCCCAGGCCCAAGCTGAGGAGCGGCGCAGCCTGGCAGGAAACAGTCCAGGACCTACAGCAAACACACAGGCTAAACCTCAGGGGTGTCGACCAG TCATTGACGGTGCCGCACTTAGAATAGACGACCGTCTGCGAGTAGCTAAAGAAAGACgtgaggaggcagagagacaacAAG CTTTGCGTGATTCTCAAATCATGGAACGTGAGCGCAAAGCCAAGATGCAAGTGGAACGGCAGTTGGAAGAGCGTCAGAAAAAGGTTGTGGAGCAGCggaagaaggaggagcagaAACGAATAGCTGTGGAGGAGAAAAGGAAGCAgaagcaggaagaagaaaag GAGCACTATGAGGCAGTAATGAGACGCACATTGGAACGTAGCCAGCGGGTGgaacagagacagaagaggtgGTCCTGGGGTGGACTGTCTACAGACTCAGATGGACGGGGAG GAGATTCTGATGCCAGTGCCTCATCTCCAGTAGCTATAGTAATCTCTCCAGCTTCCCCCGACAAGCCACTGAGGAGTCGACAAG TGGACAAGCGCTCTACATCCACCATGAACCTGAAACAGCCTTCAGAAGCTAACATCAGTAAACGCTTGTCCTCATCCTCTGCTACCCTCATCAAATCTCCTGACAAAA CTCGCAGGCCACCGGTGAGCACTGTGGATGGAGGGCTCCTTAGTCGCCTGCTCACTCCCACCCAGGCCTCAATAGCTAGGAGCAAGAGTGCCGCTGCCCTTTCTGCTGAAGGAACAGATGCTCCAG AGTGTCAACTGTGTCCTCGCTCAGCCTCAGCAAGCCCTCTTCACCCTCCTCGTGGACCCGTCCGAAGCCGCAGTATTGATCGGCAACAAAAAACGGGTATGACGACCTCTGTGTCAGCTGACGGGGCCCTGAGTGCTTCACTG AGCAAGCAAGACAAGCAGGTTTCGTCTCCTGGGAGGCAACGTCCCCCGTCACCATCTATTCCTTCGACTCGCAACCGCTCGCCGTCTCCTGCGCCCAACCCCGCTCCAAAGAGAACTCCATCCCCAAATACAGCAAA GCAGAGTTCTAAAACACGTCCACCCTCGCCGGGGGCTGCGAAGCAGCGTCCACCATCACCACAGACAGCTTCTGCTAAAACTCCACCCATCCCAAAACCTGCTCTGACCCCAACAGGACCTTTACGCAAAAGGGACTCAAAGTCCAAGGAAATGTTTTCCACACCTCCTAGTGCTCTGACATCTTCTGAGAGCAGCAAGTCCAAAGAAAAAGATG ATTCCAAATCCAGCGTGGGCACCAACTCTGCCTCAGAAGCAGCCAAGATGTTGGCAGAGAACCGCAGGCTGATGCGAGAACAGAAGGAGAAAGAAGAGCAACTCAGGTTAcaaagggaggaagaggagaa GGCGCGAAAGGAAGAAGAGAAGCGTTTAGCTGAGGAGGCTCGGCTGAAAcgcctggaggaggagaagaaactcgaggaagaaaggaagttgaaggaagaagaagatgcacgtaaagcagaggaggagcgggTGAGATtggcggaggaggaggcgctTAAACAGGCGGAACTTCAGAAAGAGCGTGAGGAAGCCGAGGCCAAAGCtctggaggaggcggagagaATCAGGCAGGAGCGAGACCGGATCATGCAGCAGAATCAGCAGGAACGCATGGAAAGGAAGAAG AGAATTGAAGAAATAATGAAGAGAACTAGAAAAGGGGACCAAGGTGACTCGAAG AGAGACGATGACAAACTgcaagatgatgaagaggatgaggatgatgcagttgatgatgatgttgtggACCCAGTCAACTCTGAACCAAAGG ttgTTGATGAAGAGCACACTGGTGACACGATCACAGAGGACAACAAAGATGAGTTTCCCCTGGCCTCCGGTGAGCctgtggaggagagggaggagccgCTGGGCAGTGTGAATGGAAAACCAGAGTCGGATGACAAGGAAAATAACAACGGCGTGCAGCATGGGGACAGCCAGGCCGACAG CCCGGTGCCAATGGGCCGACTGGTGGAAGGTTCAGACTTCCTGAATGAGCAGGATCCAGCCAATGTGGTGTCAGGCCTGAACGGCAAGTCTAACCAGTGGAACATTGAAGAGTTGATCGAGCACAACGTGCACTCTAAGTCCCGCCCGCTCATCGAGACAGACGACTGCAACCAGGTCTTGATCGACTGTGACGCTCCAGACGGAACCACGATGGCCTTCGAGGAAAAGGACGCCCCAGTCAGTACACTGCACTCTGCAAACCAGCCCATAGAAGCCATGCCAG AGATTTGA
- the map7d3 gene encoding MAP7 domain-containing protein 2 isoform X21, protein MAEGSATLKGLRAQMVAAAQAQAEERRSLAGNSPGPTANTQAKPQGCRPVIDGAALRIDDRLRVAKERREEAERQQALRDSQIMERERKAKMQVERQLEERQKKVVEQRKKEEQKRIAVEEKRKQKQEEEKEHYEAVMRRTLERSQRVEQRQKRWSWGGLSTDSDGRGECQLCPRSASASPLHPPRGPVRSRSIDRQQKTGMTTSVSADGALSASLSKQDKQVSSPGRQRPPSPSIPSTRNRSPSPAPNPAPKRTPSPNTAKQSSKTRPPSPGAAKQRPPSPQTASAKTPPIPKPALTPTGPLRKRDSKSKEMFSTPPSALTSSESSKSKEKDDSKSSVGTNSASEAAKMLAENRRLMREQKEKEEQLRLQREEEEKARKEEEKRLAEEARLKRLEEEKKLEEERKLKEEEDARKAEEERVRLAEEEALKQAELQKEREEAEAKALEEAERIRQERDRIMQQNQQERMERKKRIEEIMKRTRKGDQGDSKRDDDKLQDDEEDEDDAVDDDVVDPVNSEPKVVDEEHTGDTITEDNKDEFPLASGEPVEEREEPLGSVNGKPESDDKENNNGVQHGDSQADSPVPMGRLVEGSDFLNEQDPANVVSGLNGKSNQWNIEELIEHNVHSKSRPLIETDDCNQVLIDCDAPDGTTMAFEEKDAPVSTLHSANQPIEAMPEI, encoded by the exons ATGGCGGAGGGTTCGGCGACTCTCAAAGGCTTGCGAGCCCAAATGG TTGCAGCTGCCCAGGCCCAAGCTGAGGAGCGGCGCAGCCTGGCAGGAAACAGTCCAGGACCTACAGCAAACACACAGGCTAAACCTCAGGGGTGTCGACCAG TCATTGACGGTGCCGCACTTAGAATAGACGACCGTCTGCGAGTAGCTAAAGAAAGACgtgaggaggcagagagacaacAAG CTTTGCGTGATTCTCAAATCATGGAACGTGAGCGCAAAGCCAAGATGCAAGTGGAACGGCAGTTGGAAGAGCGTCAGAAAAAGGTTGTGGAGCAGCggaagaaggaggagcagaAACGAATAGCTGTGGAGGAGAAAAGGAAGCAgaagcaggaagaagaaaag GAGCACTATGAGGCAGTAATGAGACGCACATTGGAACGTAGCCAGCGGGTGgaacagagacagaagaggtgGTCCTGGGGTGGACTGTCTACAGACTCAGATGGACGGGGAG AGTGTCAACTGTGTCCTCGCTCAGCCTCAGCAAGCCCTCTTCACCCTCCTCGTGGACCCGTCCGAAGCCGCAGTATTGATCGGCAACAAAAAACGGGTATGACGACCTCTGTGTCAGCTGACGGGGCCCTGAGTGCTTCACTG AGCAAGCAAGACAAGCAGGTTTCGTCTCCTGGGAGGCAACGTCCCCCGTCACCATCTATTCCTTCGACTCGCAACCGCTCGCCGTCTCCTGCGCCCAACCCCGCTCCAAAGAGAACTCCATCCCCAAATACAGCAAA GCAGAGTTCTAAAACACGTCCACCCTCGCCGGGGGCTGCGAAGCAGCGTCCACCATCACCACAGACAGCTTCTGCTAAAACTCCACCCATCCCAAAACCTGCTCTGACCCCAACAGGACCTTTACGCAAAAGGGACTCAAAGTCCAAGGAAATGTTTTCCACACCTCCTAGTGCTCTGACATCTTCTGAGAGCAGCAAGTCCAAAGAAAAAGATG ATTCCAAATCCAGCGTGGGCACCAACTCTGCCTCAGAAGCAGCCAAGATGTTGGCAGAGAACCGCAGGCTGATGCGAGAACAGAAGGAGAAAGAAGAGCAACTCAGGTTAcaaagggaggaagaggagaa GGCGCGAAAGGAAGAAGAGAAGCGTTTAGCTGAGGAGGCTCGGCTGAAAcgcctggaggaggagaagaaactcgaggaagaaaggaagttgaaggaagaagaagatgcacgtaaagcagaggaggagcgggTGAGATtggcggaggaggaggcgctTAAACAGGCGGAACTTCAGAAAGAGCGTGAGGAAGCCGAGGCCAAAGCtctggaggaggcggagagaATCAGGCAGGAGCGAGACCGGATCATGCAGCAGAATCAGCAGGAACGCATGGAAAGGAAGAAG AGAATTGAAGAAATAATGAAGAGAACTAGAAAAGGGGACCAAGGTGACTCGAAG AGAGACGATGACAAACTgcaagatgatgaagaggatgaggatgatgcagttgatgatgatgttgtggACCCAGTCAACTCTGAACCAAAGG ttgTTGATGAAGAGCACACTGGTGACACGATCACAGAGGACAACAAAGATGAGTTTCCCCTGGCCTCCGGTGAGCctgtggaggagagggaggagccgCTGGGCAGTGTGAATGGAAAACCAGAGTCGGATGACAAGGAAAATAACAACGGCGTGCAGCATGGGGACAGCCAGGCCGACAG CCCGGTGCCAATGGGCCGACTGGTGGAAGGTTCAGACTTCCTGAATGAGCAGGATCCAGCCAATGTGGTGTCAGGCCTGAACGGCAAGTCTAACCAGTGGAACATTGAAGAGTTGATCGAGCACAACGTGCACTCTAAGTCCCGCCCGCTCATCGAGACAGACGACTGCAACCAGGTCTTGATCGACTGTGACGCTCCAGACGGAACCACGATGGCCTTCGAGGAAAAGGACGCCCCAGTCAGTACACTGCACTCTGCAAACCAGCCCATAGAAGCCATGCCAG AGATTTGA